The following proteins are co-located in the Conyzicola lurida genome:
- a CDS encoding gamma-glutamyl-gamma-aminobutyrate hydrolase family protein encodes MSGSKPLIGLTTYLEQAQTGVWDVQAAFLPKVYFEAVTKAGGIAVLLPPQPVDVGIADRVLDGLDGLIITGGKDVDPARYGQEAHVTTDEPRPDRDAWEDALLTGAIERGLPFLGICRGMQLLNVALGGTLHQHLPDVIGSTRYNAGYGKFTENAVEVHAGTQVGDLLDDAEALSVHSYHHQAVDALGEGLSVSARSDDGTIQAVEVEGVPFGVAVQWHPEQNPDDLRLFAGLVDAATHYRAGSIA; translated from the coding sequence TTGAGCGGTTCTAAGCCACTGATCGGCCTCACCACCTACCTCGAGCAGGCGCAGACCGGGGTCTGGGACGTGCAGGCCGCCTTCCTGCCGAAGGTCTACTTCGAGGCGGTGACGAAGGCGGGCGGCATCGCGGTGCTGCTGCCTCCGCAGCCCGTCGACGTCGGTATCGCCGACCGGGTCCTCGACGGCCTCGACGGTCTCATCATCACCGGGGGCAAGGATGTCGATCCCGCGAGGTACGGCCAGGAAGCACACGTCACCACCGACGAACCGCGGCCCGACCGCGACGCCTGGGAAGACGCGCTGCTCACCGGCGCGATCGAGAGGGGACTTCCTTTTCTCGGCATCTGCCGCGGAATGCAGCTGCTCAACGTCGCCCTCGGCGGCACCCTGCACCAGCACCTGCCCGACGTGATCGGGTCGACCCGCTACAACGCGGGCTACGGCAAGTTCACCGAGAACGCGGTCGAGGTGCACGCCGGCACGCAGGTCGGCGACCTGCTCGACGACGCCGAGGCGCTCTCCGTGCACTCGTACCACCACCAGGCGGTCGACGCGCTCGGCGAGGGCCTGTCGGTCAGCGCCCGGTCCGACGACGGCACGATCCAGGCCGTCGAGGTCGAGGGCGTGCCGTTCGGCGTCGCCGTGCAGTGGCACCCCGAGCAGAACCCCGACGACCTGCGGCTGTTCGCGGGGCTGGTCGACGCGGCAACGCACTATCGCGCAGGGAGCATCGCATGA
- a CDS encoding amino acid permease: protein MAEKSGKSVSGVTYTKAVDGYFEKRSLKRSAGVWGLWGLAVAAVISGDFSGWNFGIASAGFGGMVIAFIILVVMYYGLTFSIGEMSSAMPHTGGAYSFARSAMGPWGGLVTGLAETIEYVATTAVVVFFSAQYANSITAELLNFDLSSSMWIWWVVLYAVFIALNTAGANISFKFAIVVSIISIGILLVFSAMAVFSGVFDFDSLFDMVPDEGQTAFLPHGVFPILFALPFAMWFFLGIEELPLAAEESHNPARDIPRAGLWARGTLIVTGLLVLVLNTGVIGAEAMGVSAEPLLDGFRAIVGDEAAAVLALLALVGLLASLQGIMFAYGRNMYSLSRAGYYPKVFSLTGKRQTPYVALLVGAALGFVALVVVDILGGASSVAGAIVLNIAVWGAVVAYFLQMLSFIILRAKFPNAARPYRSPWGLFGAYSAAVISLLVFVGFLFNPAYLPAIVAIVVVYVLILIGFAIYGRHRLVLSPEEEYALSGGLHGDPQAEGYDAMESEVFDKK, encoded by the coding sequence ATGGCTGAGAAGTCGGGCAAGAGCGTTTCCGGCGTCACGTACACGAAGGCCGTCGACGGCTACTTCGAGAAGCGGAGCCTCAAGCGCTCCGCGGGTGTCTGGGGGCTGTGGGGCCTCGCGGTCGCCGCCGTGATCTCCGGGGACTTCTCCGGCTGGAACTTCGGCATCGCCTCCGCCGGCTTCGGAGGCATGGTGATCGCCTTCATCATCCTCGTGGTGATGTACTACGGACTCACCTTCTCCATCGGCGAGATGTCGTCGGCCATGCCGCACACGGGCGGCGCCTACTCGTTCGCCCGGTCGGCGATGGGGCCGTGGGGCGGACTCGTCACCGGTCTCGCCGAGACGATCGAGTACGTAGCCACCACCGCGGTCGTCGTCTTCTTCTCGGCCCAGTACGCCAACTCGATCACCGCCGAGCTGCTGAACTTCGACCTCTCGAGCAGCATGTGGATCTGGTGGGTCGTCCTCTACGCGGTCTTCATCGCACTGAACACCGCGGGCGCCAACATCTCGTTCAAGTTCGCGATCGTCGTCTCGATCATCTCCATCGGCATCCTGCTGGTCTTCTCCGCGATGGCGGTGTTCTCGGGCGTCTTCGACTTCGACAGCCTGTTCGACATGGTGCCCGACGAGGGCCAGACCGCCTTCCTGCCGCACGGCGTCTTCCCGATCCTCTTCGCGCTGCCGTTCGCCATGTGGTTCTTCCTCGGCATCGAGGAACTGCCTCTGGCCGCCGAGGAATCGCACAACCCCGCTCGCGACATCCCGCGTGCCGGCCTCTGGGCCCGCGGCACGCTCATCGTCACCGGTCTGCTCGTCCTGGTGCTCAACACGGGCGTGATCGGCGCCGAGGCCATGGGCGTCTCGGCCGAACCGCTGCTCGACGGCTTCCGCGCGATCGTCGGCGACGAGGCCGCCGCGGTGCTGGCACTGCTCGCGCTCGTCGGCCTGCTCGCCTCTCTGCAAGGCATCATGTTCGCCTACGGCCGCAACATGTACTCGCTCTCCCGCGCCGGCTACTACCCCAAGGTCTTCTCCCTCACGGGCAAGCGCCAGACGCCCTACGTCGCCCTGCTCGTCGGCGCGGCCCTCGGCTTCGTCGCCCTCGTCGTGGTCGACATCCTGGGCGGCGCCTCGAGCGTCGCCGGCGCCATCGTGCTGAACATCGCGGTCTGGGGCGCGGTCGTCGCCTACTTCCTGCAGATGCTGTCGTTCATCATCCTGCGGGCGAAGTTCCCGAACGCCGCCCGCCCGTACCGCAGCCCGTGGGGTCTGTTCGGCGCCTACTCGGCCGCGGTCATCTCGCTGCTCGTCTTCGTCGGGTTCCTCTTCAACCCCGCGTACCTCCCGGCGATCGTCGCGATCGTCGTGGTCTACGTACTCATCCTGATCGGCTTCGCGATCTACGGCCGCCACCGCCTCGTGCTCTCGCCCGAGGAGGAGTACGCGCTCAGCGGCGGCCTGCACGGCGACCCGCAGGCCGAGGGCTACGACGCCATGGAGTCGGAAGTCTTCGACAAGAAATAG
- a CDS encoding FAD-binding oxidoreductase, giving the protein MTDVKHMKWWGWGVEGVAFNPDNKPAFAPFVKKAVGLDLSVPAVPAVAFGDLTLPSSTIDAAFLATLAGIVGEANTITDDEARLVHTYGKSIRDLLRIRASDLPRMPDVVVYPADEAQVAAVVTAAVAANAVIIPFGGGSNISGSLEPHPGEARVVISLDLGLLNKVTLIDEGSGLASIQAGAQGPFIEEQLNARGWTMGHFPDSFTHSTLGGWVATRSSGMQSDKYGDIADIARGIRMVRPAGIVDIRPVPSASTGPSVREMILGSEGRLGVITEVTVQVHRTPEVREINGYLFPSWEAGIAAMHDIAESDAKPTVTRVSDARESGFSFATGKAKEGFDPQKVLMAYLKRRGWDLEGINLSFIGFEGSPSHVAYEKKIVKRIVKKHGGLAVGKGPGVLYDQKKFDTPYLRDFLLDRGAAADVSETAAPWSRLNEIHDAVYAAANDAYEQIGTPGWIMSHLSHSYHSGACLYFTFAFVHGGEIAIEQYDVVKRAIQQAFVDHGGTISHHHGVGREHAPWLEQDISTEGVALMAGLFASADPKKNFNPDKVITY; this is encoded by the coding sequence ATGACCGACGTCAAGCACATGAAGTGGTGGGGCTGGGGAGTCGAAGGCGTGGCCTTCAACCCCGACAACAAGCCCGCGTTCGCCCCGTTCGTCAAGAAGGCCGTCGGCCTCGACCTGTCGGTGCCCGCCGTGCCCGCCGTCGCGTTCGGCGACCTCACGCTGCCGTCCAGCACGATCGACGCCGCCTTCCTCGCGACTCTCGCCGGCATCGTCGGCGAGGCGAACACGATCACCGACGACGAAGCACGCCTCGTGCACACCTACGGCAAGAGCATCCGCGACCTGCTGCGCATCCGCGCCAGCGACCTGCCCCGCATGCCCGACGTGGTCGTCTACCCGGCCGACGAGGCGCAGGTCGCCGCGGTCGTGACCGCCGCGGTCGCCGCGAACGCCGTCATCATCCCCTTCGGCGGCGGCAGCAATATCTCGGGCAGCCTCGAGCCGCACCCGGGCGAGGCCCGCGTCGTGATCTCCCTCGACCTCGGCCTGCTCAACAAGGTCACCTTGATCGACGAGGGCTCCGGCCTCGCCAGCATCCAGGCCGGCGCGCAGGGCCCGTTCATCGAAGAGCAGCTGAACGCCCGCGGCTGGACCATGGGGCACTTCCCCGACAGCTTCACCCACTCCACCCTCGGCGGCTGGGTCGCGACCCGCTCGTCGGGCATGCAGTCCGACAAGTACGGCGACATCGCCGACATCGCCCGCGGCATCCGCATGGTGCGTCCGGCCGGCATCGTCGACATCCGTCCCGTGCCCTCCGCGTCCACCGGTCCGAGCGTGCGCGAGATGATCCTCGGCAGCGAGGGACGCCTCGGCGTCATCACCGAGGTCACCGTGCAGGTGCACCGCACGCCCGAGGTGCGCGAGATCAACGGCTACCTATTCCCGTCGTGGGAGGCCGGCATCGCGGCGATGCACGACATCGCCGAGAGCGACGCGAAGCCCACCGTCACCCGCGTCTCCGACGCCCGGGAGAGCGGCTTCTCGTTCGCGACCGGCAAGGCCAAGGAGGGCTTCGACCCGCAGAAGGTGCTGATGGCGTACCTCAAGCGCCGCGGCTGGGATCTCGAGGGCATCAACCTCTCGTTCATCGGCTTCGAGGGCAGCCCGTCGCACGTCGCCTACGAGAAGAAGATCGTCAAGCGCATCGTCAAGAAGCACGGCGGCCTCGCGGTCGGCAAGGGCCCCGGCGTGCTCTACGACCAGAAGAAGTTCGACACCCCGTACCTGCGCGACTTCCTCCTCGACCGGGGAGCTGCCGCCGACGTGTCCGAGACCGCGGCACCGTGGTCGCGCCTCAACGAGATCCACGACGCCGTGTACGCGGCGGCGAACGACGCCTACGAGCAGATCGGCACGCCCGGCTGGATCATGAGCCACCTGTCGCACTCGTACCACTCGGGCGCGTGCCTTTACTTCACGTTCGCGTTCGTGCACGGCGGCGAGATCGCCATCGAGCAGTACGACGTGGTCAAGCGCGCCATCCAGCAGGCATTCGTCGACCACGGCGGAACGATCTCGCACCACCACGGTGTGGGTCGCGAACACGCCCCCTGGCTCGAGCAGGACATCTCGACCGAGGGTGTCGCCCTGATGGCCGGCCTGTTCGCCAGCGCCGACCCGAAGAAGAACTTCAACCCGGACAAGGTCATCACCTACTGA
- a CDS encoding LysE family translocator: protein MVPTANLVAFALAALLLVVIPGPSVLFVIGRALEIGRVGALLSVVGNAAGMLGQVVAIALGLGAILERSIVAFTVVKLAGAAFLVYLGVQAIRHRHRRAASAGRAAPRGAIRSLAEGAVVGVTNPKSVVFFIAVLPQFVDRASGSVPLQLIELGVLFALLALVFDSLWALGAGFARDWFGRSPRRLSRLGATGGVAMIGLGVGLAATGSKQ from the coding sequence ATGGTTCCCACAGCAAACCTCGTCGCGTTCGCCCTCGCCGCGCTGCTGCTCGTGGTGATTCCCGGGCCGAGCGTGCTGTTCGTCATCGGGCGCGCGCTCGAGATCGGGCGGGTCGGCGCGCTGCTGAGCGTGGTGGGCAACGCGGCCGGAATGCTCGGCCAGGTCGTGGCGATCGCCCTCGGCCTCGGGGCGATCCTCGAGCGGTCCATCGTGGCGTTCACCGTGGTGAAACTGGCCGGCGCGGCCTTCCTGGTCTACCTCGGCGTGCAGGCGATCCGGCACCGTCACCGCCGCGCAGCGTCGGCGGGGCGGGCGGCGCCCCGGGGCGCCATCCGGTCTCTGGCCGAAGGGGCCGTCGTCGGCGTGACGAACCCGAAGTCGGTCGTGTTCTTTATCGCCGTCCTGCCGCAGTTCGTCGACCGGGCGAGCGGGAGTGTGCCGCTGCAGCTGATCGAGCTCGGAGTTCTGTTCGCGCTGCTGGCGCTCGTGTTCGACAGCCTGTGGGCGCTCGGCGCCGGATTCGCCCGCGACTGGTTCGGGCGCTCGCCCCGCCGGCTCTCCCGCCTCGGCGCCACGGGCGGCGTCGCGATGATCGGCCTCGGCGTGGGCCTCGCGGCCACGGGCAGCAAGCAGTAG
- a CDS encoding glutamine synthetase family protein: MTTLATTPVSGNLTIAELTDLVATREIDTVIVGFTDMQGRLVGKRTSARLFLEEYAEHGAECCNYLLAVDVEMNTVDGYKISSWSTGYGDMAMMPDLNTLRVVPWLTATALVMADLTWLDEKPVVQSPREILKAQIARLAEHGLVPYSATELEFIVFDDTYRSAFAKGYTGLTPASDYNIDYAILASTRMEPLLRDIRNGMDGAGMYCEGVKGECNFGQQEIGFRYAHALATCDNHSIYKNGAKEIADQHGKSLTFMAKYNEREGNSCHIHLSVRAEDGTPVMAGDGPHGFSKLMEHWLAGLVATTRELSLFFAPNINSYKRYVEGSFAPTAVAWGLDNRTCALRVVGHGQGLRVENRVPGGDVNQYLATAALIAGGIYGIENELELEPMLEGNAYGSDAPRVPSSLRDAAELFGASEIAKAAFGEAVVEHYLNNARIEQAAYDAAVTDWERVRGFERF; the protein is encoded by the coding sequence ATGACAACGCTTGCCACCACCCCCGTTTCGGGAAATCTGACCATCGCCGAGCTCACCGACCTCGTCGCCACGCGCGAGATCGACACGGTCATCGTGGGGTTCACCGACATGCAGGGCCGCCTGGTCGGCAAGCGCACCTCGGCGCGGCTGTTCCTCGAGGAGTACGCCGAGCACGGCGCCGAGTGCTGCAACTACCTGCTCGCGGTCGACGTGGAGATGAACACCGTCGACGGGTACAAGATCTCTTCCTGGTCCACCGGCTACGGCGACATGGCGATGATGCCCGACCTGAACACCCTGCGCGTGGTGCCGTGGCTGACCGCGACCGCGCTCGTGATGGCCGACCTGACCTGGCTCGACGAGAAGCCGGTCGTCCAGTCGCCGCGCGAGATCCTCAAGGCGCAGATCGCCCGCCTCGCCGAGCACGGCCTCGTGCCGTACTCCGCGACCGAGCTCGAGTTCATCGTGTTCGACGACACCTACCGTTCGGCGTTCGCCAAGGGCTACACGGGGCTGACCCCCGCGTCGGACTACAACATCGACTACGCGATCCTCGCCTCGACCCGCATGGAACCGCTTCTCCGCGACATCCGCAACGGCATGGACGGTGCCGGCATGTACTGCGAGGGCGTCAAGGGCGAGTGCAACTTCGGCCAGCAGGAGATCGGCTTCCGCTACGCGCACGCCCTCGCCACGTGCGACAACCACTCGATCTATAAGAACGGCGCGAAAGAGATCGCCGACCAGCACGGCAAGTCGCTCACCTTCATGGCGAAGTACAACGAGCGCGAGGGGAACAGCTGCCACATCCACCTCAGCGTGCGTGCCGAGGACGGCACCCCGGTCATGGCGGGCGACGGCCCGCACGGCTTCTCGAAGCTCATGGAGCACTGGCTCGCCGGCCTCGTCGCGACGACCCGCGAGCTCAGCCTGTTCTTCGCCCCCAACATCAACTCGTACAAGCGCTACGTCGAGGGCAGCTTCGCGCCCACGGCGGTGGCGTGGGGCCTCGACAACCGCACCTGCGCGCTGCGTGTCGTGGGCCACGGGCAGGGACTCCGGGTCGAGAACCGGGTGCCGGGCGGCGACGTCAACCAGTACCTCGCCACCGCGGCGCTGATCGCCGGCGGCATCTACGGCATCGAGAACGAGCTCGAGCTCGAGCCGATGCTCGAGGGCAACGCTTACGGGTCGGACGCGCCCCGGGTGCCGAGCTCCCTGCGCGACGCGGCCGAGCTGTTCGGCGCTTCCGAGATCGCGAAGGCGGCGTTCGGCGAGGCCGTGGTCGAGCACTACCTGAACAACGCCCGTATCGAACAGGCCGCGTACGACGCCGCCGTCACCGACTGGGAGAGGGTGCGCGGTTTTGAGCGGTTCTAA
- a CDS encoding TetR family transcriptional regulator has product MSELEQQAKAVRGHAIDARILSVALDILRKRGPAAVNIEAVAARAGIAKTTIYRRYDDRDQLLRAAIASSSTEVEIPTDLGTYETFKWLLRDAAGVTESMVGRGAAASIILNEYPESNDMMRAMIKSRSRLLTRFLHERVASGDLRPDLDIGLAATVLLGALMGQLIRGGEPSDEWADSVLGLLWPGFAADGE; this is encoded by the coding sequence GTGTCAGAGCTCGAGCAGCAGGCCAAAGCGGTGCGCGGTCACGCCATCGACGCCCGCATCCTCAGCGTGGCGCTCGACATCCTGCGCAAGCGCGGACCCGCCGCGGTGAACATCGAGGCGGTCGCGGCGCGAGCCGGAATCGCCAAGACCACCATCTACCGCCGCTATGACGACCGCGACCAGCTGCTGCGCGCGGCGATCGCGTCGTCGTCGACAGAGGTCGAGATCCCGACGGACCTCGGCACCTACGAGACCTTCAAGTGGCTGCTGCGTGATGCTGCCGGGGTGACCGAGAGCATGGTGGGGCGGGGTGCCGCGGCATCCATCATTCTCAACGAATACCCCGAGTCGAACGACATGATGCGCGCGATGATCAAGTCGCGATCGCGACTGCTCACCCGGTTCCTGCACGAGCGGGTCGCGAGCGGCGACCTGCGCCCCGACCTCGACATCGGGCTCGCCGCCACGGTGCTGCTGGGCGCGCTGATGGGCCAGCTCATCCGCGGCGGCGAACCGTCGGACGAGTGGGCCGACTCGGTGCTCGGCCTGCTCTGGCCCGGGTTCGCGGCCGACGGCGAGTGA